A single region of the Paramicrobacterium fandaimingii genome encodes:
- a CDS encoding ABC transporter ATP-binding protein, giving the protein MIVSEHLTKRYGDKTAVKDLSFTVRPGAVTGFLGPNGSGKSTTMRMLVGLDRPTSGTITLGGKVYSALPDPMRHVGVMLDARAVHPGRSASHHLLSIAQTQGFPKQRVNDVLEMVGLASVARKRTGGYSLGMSQRLGIATALLGDPDVLVLDEPVNGLDPDGVLWLRETLSALAREGRTVFLSSHLMSELSLIAEDLIVIGQGRLLAAGSVDEIVSSVAPDTTRVVSDGAEALAVVLQGTNVSVTSIDGETLLVQGRSAREIGAIAAAERITLYELATERLSLEEAFMQITRDAVDYGIHQQEVAA; this is encoded by the coding sequence ATGATCGTCTCAGAACACCTCACCAAACGGTACGGCGACAAGACTGCCGTCAAAGATCTCTCGTTCACCGTTCGTCCCGGAGCCGTCACCGGATTCCTCGGGCCGAACGGTTCCGGGAAGTCCACAACCATGCGCATGCTTGTGGGGCTCGACCGCCCCACAAGCGGGACCATCACTCTCGGGGGGAAGGTCTACAGCGCACTTCCCGATCCAATGCGACATGTGGGTGTCATGCTCGACGCTCGGGCAGTGCATCCGGGGCGCAGCGCCTCTCACCATCTGCTCTCGATCGCTCAGACACAGGGATTCCCGAAGCAGCGGGTCAACGACGTCCTGGAGATGGTCGGCCTGGCCTCCGTGGCGCGGAAACGAACCGGAGGCTACTCGCTCGGAATGAGCCAGCGCCTCGGAATCGCGACAGCCCTTCTCGGAGACCCCGACGTTCTCGTTCTTGACGAACCGGTAAACGGCCTGGACCCGGACGGAGTTCTCTGGCTGCGCGAGACGCTCTCTGCACTCGCGCGGGAGGGCCGGACGGTCTTCCTCTCCTCGCACCTGATGAGCGAACTCTCGCTCATCGCCGAAGACCTGATCGTTATCGGCCAGGGCAGGCTGCTCGCCGCCGGTTCGGTAGACGAGATCGTCAGTTCGGTGGCGCCGGACACCACGCGTGTGGTGTCCGATGGCGCAGAAGCGCTCGCAGTCGTGCTTCAGGGCACCAACGTCAGCGTGACCTCCATCGACGGCGAGACCCTCCTTGTGCAGGGTCGGAGCGCCCGGGAGATCGGTGCGATTGCGGCGGCAGAACGGATCACCCTGTACGAGCTTGCCACCGAGCGACTCTCGTTGGAAGAGGCGTTTATGCAGATCACCCGAGACGCCGTCGATTACGGCATCCATCAGCAGGAGGTTGCAGCATGA
- a CDS encoding ABC transporter permease: MTSQATLVSAPARVELGNARISAIGLVKSEWTKLWSVRSLWITLTVAFALTTALCSYLIFNGQILGDDEGAGDIPFGWTAVYPIGMLILVILGVLTITSEYSTGSIRSSLVAAPRRTGLLLSKAAVLTAVTTTLGALMSVLLYAVLQSAGTVPLAQGMSLFDPQMLWGVLGGTMILPYGVLLGLALGGLLRNAAAAIALYFGVFQLGPQLFPVFLPEGLAHVVDYMPLAALDVMRSGGLSTEPYGVGVAIVVLLAWLVVLGGSSWWLLKKRDV, encoded by the coding sequence ATGACATCCCAGGCAACACTCGTGTCCGCACCGGCGCGCGTTGAACTCGGAAACGCTCGAATCAGCGCGATTGGTCTGGTGAAATCCGAGTGGACGAAGCTGTGGTCCGTTCGCTCGTTGTGGATCACCCTGACCGTAGCCTTCGCTCTGACAACCGCGCTGTGCTCTTACCTGATCTTCAACGGTCAGATCCTCGGTGACGACGAGGGTGCCGGCGATATTCCTTTCGGCTGGACTGCCGTCTACCCGATTGGAATGCTCATCCTCGTGATCCTCGGTGTGCTGACGATCACGAGCGAGTACAGCACGGGTTCGATCCGCTCATCGCTCGTTGCCGCTCCCCGGCGCACAGGGCTGCTGCTGAGCAAAGCGGCAGTCCTGACCGCCGTGACAACGACTCTCGGTGCCCTCATGTCGGTGCTGCTCTACGCGGTTCTGCAGAGTGCCGGCACAGTTCCGTTGGCGCAAGGGATGTCGCTGTTCGACCCTCAGATGCTCTGGGGCGTTCTCGGCGGCACGATGATCCTGCCATACGGTGTTCTGCTCGGTCTCGCTCTCGGCGGGCTCCTTCGCAACGCGGCTGCTGCCATCGCTCTGTATTTCGGCGTCTTCCAATTGGGCCCGCAGCTCTTCCCCGTCTTCCTGCCCGAGGGGCTGGCTCACGTGGTGGACTACATGCCTCTGGCGGCGCTCGACGTCATGAGGTCTGGCGGTCTGAGCACCGAACCCTACGGTGTCGGTGTCGCCATTGTCGTCTTGCTGGCATGGTTGGTTGTACTCGGCGGATCCAGCTGGTGGCTACTGAAGAAGCGGGACGTCTGA